The genomic DNA TGACGCCGTACGCGCGGTCCCCAGGCTGGTACGCCGAGACGCACCGGGCGGGTCGTCACGCCGCCGCCGAGGACGGTGACCATCGTACGGTGCGTCCGCGCGTGCTCGCGACCGAGATCGCAGGCGTCGCCCCACCGGCCGCGATCACGGACGGGCACGCGCGTCAGCAGCGTCACTCGGCGTCGAGGTAGAACCACCGTCCGCCGCGGCGCGCGAACGTGCTGCGCTCGTGCAGCTGTCCCCCGACGTGCAGCGCGGTGAACTCGACCACGCCCTCGTCGTCGTCCGCGCCACCACCGACGACCTCGTCGACGCGCAGCCCGGTCCACCGTGTCTCGGGGTCCAGCGTCACCTGGGCGGGCCTCGTGCGTGGATGCCAGGTGCGCCAGAGGTGCTCGCGGTTGCCGAACACGTAGGCGGTGTACCGCGAACGCATCAGCTCCTCCGCGGTCACCGCCAGACGCTCGGTCGTGAGGAGCGGACCGCAGCAGTCGTCGTACGCCCGACCGCTGTCGCAGGGGCAGGGCTCGTCGTCGCTCGCGTGCGTGCTCATGGCTCCATCCTGGCCGACCACCCGAACTCCCGACGGACCCGAGTTCCTTCGAGGCGAGGGACGATGCGCAAACGCCGTGGCGGCGCGCTGCACGCGACAGGACACTGGTTGCCGGTCCGCGGGACGGGTGACGTCGAGCCGGACTGGAGGGGTGCAGCGACCGATCGCGCGTGGCCGACCCATTCCGCTGCGCCCGACGCGCCCAGGTCCGCACGCACGCTCCACCGGCGCCGGCCAGCTCGTTCGCTAGGGGCTTTCGCATGCAGAACCGATCACTTCGTCGACCGACCAGACCTGTCCTTGCCAGCGCAGCAGTCGCCGGGCTCGTGCTCACGCTGGGCCCGCTCTCGACGCCCGCTGTCTCTGCGCATCCCACGACCGCGCCGCGCACGGTCGCGTCCGGGCTCGACAACCCCCGCCATCTGTCGTTCGCGCCCGACGGCACGTTGTACGTCGCCGAGTCCGGCCGCGGCGGAGCCGGGCCCTGCCAGGAGGGACCTGAGGGAGGCACCGTCTGCCTCGGCGCGAGCGGCGCCGTCACCGCCGTGAAGCACGGGCGCCAGCACCGCGTCCTGACCGGGCTTCCGTCCCTCGCGGCCGCCGACGGCAGCCAGGCATCCGGTCCGTCGGACGTGTCGATGACCGGCAACCGCGCGATTACGGTCGCGGTCGGCCTCGGCGGCTCGCCGCAGACGCGCGCGGCGTTCGGCCCCGGCGGCGCCCGGCTCG from Luteipulveratus halotolerans includes the following:
- a CDS encoding YchJ family protein, whose translation is MSTHASDDEPCPCDSGRAYDDCCGPLLTTERLAVTAEELMRSRYTAYVFGNREHLWRTWHPRTRPAQVTLDPETRWTGLRVDEVVGGGADDDEGVVEFTALHVGGQLHERSTFARRGGRWFYLDAE